One genomic segment of Arachis duranensis cultivar V14167 chromosome 4, aradu.V14167.gnm2.J7QH, whole genome shotgun sequence includes these proteins:
- the LOC107484778 gene encoding laccase-17 — protein MCSSPSMPGFLRVMLVVLCAVFIFPNLTHAEHERVTRHYKFNIKMQNVTRLCKTKSIVTVNGQFPGPRIIAREGDRLVIKVVNHVQHNVTIHWHGIRQVRSGWADGPAYITQCPIQRGQSYVYNFTVVGQRGTLWWHAHISWLRTTLYGAIVILPKRHEAYPFAKPFKEVPIILGEWWNADTEAVINQATKTGLAPNLSDAHTINGLPGLLSNCSAKETFKLKVKPGKTYLLRLINAALNDEMFFSIANHTLTVVEVDAVYVKPFASNIVLITPGQTTNVLLKTKPTPPNSRFAVAARPYATGPAAFDNATTTALLEYNHPAPSLSNTNNLPLFRPPLPKFNDTVFAAKFNNRVRSLNTKRFPAKVPRTVDRRFFFTVGLGISKCSKNEACQGPNNTRVAAAVNNVSFVMPNTALLQAHFFNKSKGVYSTDFPANPPVKFNYTGTPPRNIMVSSGTKVVVLKFNESVELVLQDTSIIGAESHPLHLHGFNFFIVGQGNGNFDPKKDPKNFNLVDPAERNTAGVPSGGWLALRFLADNPGVWFMHCHLEVHTSWGLKMAWIVQDGKRRNQKLPPPPSDLPKC, from the exons atgTGTTCTTCGCCAAGCATGCCGGGCTTCTTAAGGGTTATGCTCGTTGTGTTATGTGCTGTATTCATTTTTCCAAATCTAACGCATGCAGAGCATGAAAGAGTTACAAGGCACTACAAGTTTAAC ATCAAAATGCAAAATGTGACAAGGCTTTGCAAAACAAAGAGCATCGTGACTGTGAATGGACAGTTTCCAGGTCCTAGAATAATAGCAAGAGAGGGTGATAGACTTGTGATTAAAGTGGTTAACCATGTTCAGCACAATGTGACAATTCATtg GCATGGAATCCGGCAAGTGAGAAGTGGTTGGGCAGACGGACCGGCGTATATAACGCAGTGTCCGATTCAGAGAGGGCAGAGTTATGTATACAACTTCACGGTGGTTGGGCAGAGAGGTACACTGTGGTGGCATGCACACATCTCATGGCTCAGAACAACTCTCTATGGTGCCATTGTGATTCTTCCAAAGAGACACGAGGCTTATCCATTCGCCAAGCCCTTCAAAGAAGTCCCCATCATACTTG GGGAGTGGTGGAATGCGGACACAGAAGCTGTTATAAACCAAGCAACGAAAACAGGATTGGCGCCTAATCTGTCTGATGCTCACACAATCAACGGCCTTCCAGGTCTTCTCTCTAACTGCTCAGCCAAAG AGACTTTCAAGCTGAAGGTGAAGCCTGGAAAAACGTATCTGCTTCGGCTGATCAACGCTGCACTGAATGATGAGATGTTCTTCAGCATAGCAAACCACACCCTCACCGTGGTCGAAGTAGACGCAGTGTACGTAAAGCCCTTCGCATCAAACATTGTTCTCATCACACCAGGCCAAACCACCAACGTTCTTCTCAAAACCAAACCAACCCCTCCAAACTCCAGATTCGCCGTCGCCGCAAGGCCCTACGCCACCGGCCCCGCCGCCTTCGACAACGCCACAACCACCGCCCTGCTTGAGTACAACCACCCCGCACCCTCACTCTCCAACACCAATAACCTTCCACTTTTCAGACCCCCACTCCCCAAATTCAACGACACAGTCTTTGCCGCCAAATTCAACAACAGAGTCCGTAGCTTGAACACCAAAAGGTTCCCAGCAAAAGTTCCAAGAACCGTTGACAGACGCTTCTTCTTCACGGTGGGGTTAGGGATCAGTAAATGCTCCAAGAACGAAGCGTGTCAAGGACCCAACAACACGAGAGTCGCGGCTGCCGTTAACAACGTGTCGTTTGTGATGCCAAACACGGCCTTACTCCAAGCACACTTCTTTAACAAATCAAAAGGGGTTTACAGCACTGATTTCCCTGCGAACCCGCCGGTTAAGTTCAACTACACCGGCACGCCGCCGAGGAACATCATGGTAAGTAGTGGGACGAAGGTGGTGGTGCTGAAGTTCAACGAGAGCGTGGAGTTGGTGCTGCAGGACACAAGCATCATCGGAGCAGAGTCGCACCCACTTCATCTTCATGGATTTAACTTCTTCATTGTGGGTCAAGGCAATGGAAACTTTGACCCCAAAAAGGATCCTAAGAACTTCAATCTTGTTGACCCCGCTGAGAGAAACACTGCTGGCGTGCCTTCTGGTGGATGGCTCGCTCTGCGCTTCCTTGCTGATAACCCAG